TGGCGGTCAGCGACTGGATGCGCGCGGTGCCGGACCTGATCCGGCCGTGGGTGCCGGGCGAGATGGTCAGCCTCGGCGCGGACGGCTTCGGCTTCTCCGACACCCGCCCGGCCGCGCGGCGGGTGTTCCTGGTCGACGCGGAGTCCACCGTCGTCGCGACGCTGGCCGCGCTGGCGCGCGCCGGCCAGGTGGACAAGTCCAAGGTCGTCGAGGCCACCCGCCGCTACCGCCTGGACGACGTCCAGGCCGCGGGACCGCAGACCTCGGACGCCGGGCTCGCCTGATCGACGCGGGGGCATCTCCGACCGGAGGTGCCCCCGCCGTCGTCCTGGGAGTCCGCGGGTCAGACCGCGTGGAGGCCCGGGTCGCGGTCCTGGGTGATGAAGCTGGCCGCCGTCGTCGCCGGGGCGTTCGGCTTCGAGACGTACGGCAGCACCCGGTAGTCGGCGCGGACCTGCTCCGGGGTGAACTTCGTGCGCACGTAGCCGCGGCGGGCGCTGTAGAAGTGCACGTGCTCGTTGGCGGCCTTGAGCTTGTCACCGCCTTCGTTCGTGTCCGCGCCGTCGCGGCCGGAGGTGACCGAGGTGGTGGTCAGCTCCACGGCGACGGTGCGCGAGCGGGAGTCGTCGAAGTCGTCCTTGAGGTCGGCCGCCCAGTGCGAGTGCACGTCACCGGTGAGCACCACGACGTTGCGGGTGGTGCCGAAACCGGCCTTGATCCGCTGGCGCGACGCCTGGTAGCCGTCCCAGGCGTCCATCGGCAGGATCTTCGCCGGGCCCGGGTCGTGGTCCATCTGGGCGAACCAGACCTGCTGGCCGAGCACGTCCCACCGCGCCCGCGACTGGCGCAGCCCGTCCAGCAGCCACACCTCCTGGTCCTTGCCGGTGATGGTGCGCTCCGGGACCTTCAGGTCCGGGCCGTCGGGCTTGTTGCCGTCGCCGTAGGCCTGGTTGTCGCGGTACTGGCGGGTGTCGAGCATGTGGAAGTTCGCCAGCGAGCCCCACTGGCGGCGCCGGTAGAGCCGGATGCCGTCGCCCTGCGGCATCGACTCCCACCGCAGCGGCATGTTCTCGTAGTAGGCCTGGAACGCGGCGCGGCGGCGATCGAGGAACGCCTGCCCCGGCGTCTCGGACTTGTCCTCCGGGATCTCGGCGGCCCAGTTGTTCTCGATCTCGTGGTCGTCGAAGACGACCAGCCACGGCGCGGTGGCGTGCGCCAGCTGCAGGTCCGGGTCGGTCTTGTACTGGGCGTGCCGCTGCCGGTAGTTGGCCAGCGTGACGGTCTCGGGGCCCTCCACCTTGCGCACGTTCTTCGACGGGTTGTCGGCGTACTCGTACTGGTAGTCGCCCAGGTGCAGGATCAGGCCCGGCTCGTCCTCCGCCATCCGCCGGTAGGCGGTGAAGAAGCCCTCGCCGTAGTGCGCGCAGGAGGCGAAGCACATGGTCAGCGCGCCGAGCGTGCCGGGCGCCGGAGCGGTGCGGGTGCGGCCGACCGGCGAGAGCTCGCCCCGGGCGCGGAACCGGTAGAAGTACTCCGTCCCCGGCCGCAGGCCGTTGGCCTCGACGTGCACGCTGTGCGCCCACCGCGGCGAGGCCTCGGCCTGCCCGCGCTGCACGACGTTCTTGAACCGCTCATCCGTCGCGACTTCCCAGTTCACCTTGATCGCCTGGTCCGGCATGCCGCCGAGGCCGTTCTCGGCCAGCGGATCGCGGGCCAGCCGGGTCCACAGCACGACGCCGTGCGGCAGCGGCTCACCCGATGCGACACCGAGCGTGAACAGCTGGCCGGGGCGCATCGGGCGGCCGACGCCGCGGAGTTCGGAAGCTGCGGCGGGGATGGCGGGCGCGGCTGCGGCGAGCACGGCGCCGCTCAGCAGCACCGACCGGCGGGACAGGGAATTTCCGGGCACTTTCGATCCTCCCAGAGATGTGGTGGTCGGACCGATCTTCATCGGCGCGGCCGAACGGCAGAGCGCTCGCGCATGGCCGCCGGATGAACAGTGCCGTCCGGATGATCCGGACTGTCCGGGTGCCGTGAGCGGCGGTGGTCGCCGCTCACGGCAACGGCTCAGCAGGACAGCGGTTGCCCGTCGGTGAGGCGGAACTCGGCGCGGGAGTCGAGCAGCAGGGCGACCAGCGAGCGAGCCTCCTGACGCATCGGCACCACGCGCCCGCCGTCCGGGGCGGGGACGCTGCGCACGCCGTGCAGGTCGAGTTCGTCGCGCACCTCGCCGAACTGGTCGGCCGTCAGACGGTAGGCGCACGGCGGGTTCTCGTCGACCTTCTCCGGCGCGGGCGGTTCGTTGTCGGCGCCGCCGAAGTAGACCGGCCCCTGGTCGCGCAGGCCGGCCAGCCGGGCCTGCGTCGTCGCGGTCGCGATCTCGTCGCGGCGCTCGGACATCATCCGCAGCGTGGCGGTGATCCCGGCGAGCTGGGAGTCCACGCGGCGGTGGTTGTTCACCGCCGGATCCGCCTGCTCCTCCTCGGTCAGCGGGTCCACGCGGGTCTCCACCAGCAGGCCGATGGCGTTCTTGACGCCGGTGGTGTTGCGCAGGATCCGCTCCTGCCCGTCGCCGGCGACCTGCTTGATCGGCTCACCGGTCTCCGGGTCGGTCCAGATGCCGTAGACGCCGGTGGAGAACCCGATGTCCTCGACCGCGGGCCGGACGTACTCCTCGGACAGCCGCTCCGACTCCCCGTGCACGCCTTCGGCGGTGTTGAGGTTGCGGGGCCACAGCGCGAGGAAGTCCTTCACGTAGTACGGCGGTTTCGCACCGTACTCGTGCAGGTCGTGCACGACGTCGGGCTGCTCGTCGCGCAGCACCTTCGCGAGGGCCCGCGCTTCCGGCGACTTCAGCGCGAGGTGGTCGCGGTTGATGTCCACGCCGTTGGCGTTCTCGCGCGTGTCGGCGACGTTGCCGTCCGGGTTGGCGTTCGGCACGAACAGGACGCTCGTCGTGCGCAGGAACTGGCGCACCGCCGGGTCTTCGGAGAAGCCCAGGTCGCGGATGCTGCTGAGGCAGGCCTCGCGGCCGGACGGCTCGTCGCCGTGCTGCGAGCAGGTGAACAGGACGGTGGTGCGGGCCGACGGCGCGCCGACGCGGACCAGCCGCAGCGGGCGGTCCTGCGTGCTCGCGCCGATCTGCTCGATGGAGACGTTCCTGCCGGCCTCGTCAACGGCCCGCAGGAACTCCGACTCCTCCTCCGGTGTGGTCCACCGGCTGCCGTCGCTCTGCTCGAAACCCGTGGTGGGTGCAGCGGTCCGCTCCTGCGCGGACGCCATCGGCGCTGCCAGCAGAGCGCAGACCGCCAGCGGAACCACCGCGCTTCGCGCGAGACGCCCCATTTCGACCCCTTTCGGCGATTGTGATCACTGCGTATACACCATCGCCGAACATCAGGAGTCAAGCCTTGACAGCTAAGGCCTTCCGGGCGCGCTGCACGCGCGCCGTGCGGTTCCAGCTCCACCATCCGTGGATCACCAGCGCCGCGAACACCACGTAGATCGCCGCGCTGAAGTGGAGTCCCGAAGCGATCTGCAGCGGCACGCCGACCGCGTCCACGGCCAGCCACACCAGCCAGAACTCGACCAGACCGCGGCCCTGCGCCCAGAAGGCGACGAGCGTGCCGACGAAGATCCAGGCGTCCGGCCACGGGGCCCACGAGGCGTCCAGCGCGGACAGCAGCAGCGCGAACGCGGACGTGCCGATGGCCAGCGCGCCGATCAGCATCAGCCGCTCCACGCCGCTGGCCTTGCGCACCACGACGCCGTAGACGGGATCGCTGCGACGGCTCCAGGCCCACCAGCCGTAGACGGAGATCAGCAGGATCATCACCTGCCGGACGGCCAACCCGCCCAGGTGCGCCGAGGCGTAGACGGCGAACAGCAGCACCGTCGCCGAGACCTGCACCGGCCAGGTCGCCAGGGTTCTGCGCTGGGCGAGGAAGACCACGGCCAGGGCGCACAGCTGCCCGACGAGTTCCGCCCACGAGATCTGCTGGCCCAGCACGGTGATCCCGTTGCCGAGCAACCATTCCGCGACAGTCCGCACGCCCGCTCCTCCCACCGGCGACGTGCACACCGGGGTACGCGAGCAGCGCGAGGGCGCAGCCGGCTGTGGTTACAGCTCCGCCCTGGCCACCCGTGCGCTGCCTCTCATCCGGACTTTCACCGTCGGTACCGGAATTCCACCGGATCGGCCGACACCTCGTTGGGGAGGCGCCGGTTCGCGGACTTTCACCGCCGGTTCGGATTTTCACCGAGCCCCGGAGCGCACGACTTCGTTCGTTCTGCGCAACATCGTGCGCCTGTCGATCTGTTCCCGGGTGCGTACGTGTGCTGGATCACACCACTGGGCGGTGCGAAAAACGGTTGCGCGAGCGCCGGTGCGCGCTGGATCTTCCGCAGGTGACCGAACCTGCTGGACCACCTGCGCGCGGAATGAGCCGCCTCCTCGTCCTGCTGCTGTCGCTGACCTGCGGGATCAGCGTGGGCAACATCTACTTCCCGCAGGCGATCAGCCCGCTGGTCGCGGTCGGGCTCGACGTGCCGCCCGACGCCGCGGCGCTGGTCGCCACCGCC
This portion of the Saccharopolyspora antimicrobica genome encodes:
- a CDS encoding M14 family metallopeptidase, producing the protein MGRLARSAVVPLAVCALLAAPMASAQERTAAPTTGFEQSDGSRWTTPEEESEFLRAVDEAGRNVSIEQIGASTQDRPLRLVRVGAPSARTTVLFTCSQHGDEPSGREACLSSIRDLGFSEDPAVRQFLRTTSVLFVPNANPDGNVADTRENANGVDINRDHLALKSPEARALAKVLRDEQPDVVHDLHEYGAKPPYYVKDFLALWPRNLNTAEGVHGESERLSEEYVRPAVEDIGFSTGVYGIWTDPETGEPIKQVAGDGQERILRNTTGVKNAIGLLVETRVDPLTEEEQADPAVNNHRRVDSQLAGITATLRMMSERRDEIATATTQARLAGLRDQGPVYFGGADNEPPAPEKVDENPPCAYRLTADQFGEVRDELDLHGVRSVPAPDGGRVVPMRQEARSLVALLLDSRAEFRLTDGQPLSC
- a CDS encoding alkaline phosphatase D family protein; its protein translation is MPGNSLSRRSVLLSGAVLAAAAPAIPAAASELRGVGRPMRPGQLFTLGVASGEPLPHGVVLWTRLARDPLAENGLGGMPDQAIKVNWEVATDERFKNVVQRGQAEASPRWAHSVHVEANGLRPGTEYFYRFRARGELSPVGRTRTAPAPGTLGALTMCFASCAHYGEGFFTAYRRMAEDEPGLILHLGDYQYEYADNPSKNVRKVEGPETVTLANYRQRHAQYKTDPDLQLAHATAPWLVVFDDHEIENNWAAEIPEDKSETPGQAFLDRRRAAFQAYYENMPLRWESMPQGDGIRLYRRRQWGSLANFHMLDTRQYRDNQAYGDGNKPDGPDLKVPERTITGKDQEVWLLDGLRQSRARWDVLGQQVWFAQMDHDPGPAKILPMDAWDGYQASRQRIKAGFGTTRNVVVLTGDVHSHWAADLKDDFDDSRSRTVAVELTTTSVTSGRDGADTNEGGDKLKAANEHVHFYSARRGYVRTKFTPEQVRADYRVLPYVSKPNAPATTAASFITQDRDPGLHAV
- a CDS encoding nicotinamide mononucleotide transporter family protein — encoded protein: MRTVAEWLLGNGITVLGQQISWAELVGQLCALAVVFLAQRRTLATWPVQVSATVLLFAVYASAHLGGLAVRQVMILLISVYGWWAWSRRSDPVYGVVVRKASGVERLMLIGALAIGTSAFALLLSALDASWAPWPDAWIFVGTLVAFWAQGRGLVEFWLVWLAVDAVGVPLQIASGLHFSAAIYVVFAALVIHGWWSWNRTARVQRARKALAVKA